A stretch of the Streptosporangium sp. NBC_01755 genome encodes the following:
- a CDS encoding serine/threonine protein kinase, translating into MNQDDRLGPYRLLRRLGEGGMGVVHLAVDPQGRQVAVKVLRAEVAGDDVARRRLSREVETMRRVRSEHIAEVLDADVTGHRPYIVTRYVAGRPLDEVIKQDGPMELPALLRVAHGVASALAAVHSVGVIHRDLKPGNVLILDGEPVLIDFGIAQAVDATRLTQTGMFIGTPGYLAPEIIEGHEAGPEVDVHAWAGTLVFAATGQPPFGKGTLEMIFYNITAGKANVEAVPRELQPVLRAALQRDPARRPPAADLAAQVGRLLPDTGRPRVPDEITTVAEFDDPAPGFRGDPGDVPTPVASRPAAPSVSWPPAPVAQPREYVSLLGEEQPDPWPTRRVTPEELRQATAAQQPAHDLPTGMLAPEDVPTRAPGAVPGSPPVSGSAPVPTVRDQPGARVNDQGFTAPASDGDIPTQRVRPQDLQEYIRQYTNQPGQPGHQNQPGHQNQPGHQNQPGRPGQPGQQSQPGRPGHQNQPGHQNQPGRPGHQNQPGQYGQQNQPGRHGYQGQQGRAPQAGTPQPYPQRQDPFDQQQTPHVRPPAPPPYHPYPHPQQAQQYPQQAQQPPSPLHPGQRPGHALQRSKAYGVVSVLMLVIMTIAAVIAPLIVAAVAIPVAILLRAADIAQPALNARRTAGEAATDVLRVLGRPAALLKSIGITVALVPYALILGLPVTLLLAVLVGSMPVTNTLSWGAAVALWTVCAGPGVEGPSRQMRRTLASLLPSRGAAMIAAAALGAVAALMVFLAIGTVGDRARPAVWTPVDVGTVVDELRDLREKAA; encoded by the coding sequence ATGAATCAGGACGACCGATTGGGTCCTTACCGGTTGCTGCGGCGGCTCGGCGAGGGCGGTATGGGTGTGGTTCACCTCGCAGTCGACCCGCAGGGTCGGCAGGTGGCGGTGAAGGTTCTCCGCGCCGAGGTGGCGGGCGACGACGTAGCCCGTCGCCGTCTTTCGCGTGAGGTCGAGACGATGCGGCGGGTGCGCAGCGAGCACATCGCCGAGGTCCTCGACGCCGATGTGACCGGCCACCGCCCGTACATCGTGACGAGGTACGTCGCCGGCCGGCCGCTGGACGAGGTGATCAAGCAGGACGGCCCCATGGAGCTGCCCGCGCTGCTGCGGGTCGCGCACGGCGTGGCGTCGGCGCTGGCCGCCGTGCACTCGGTCGGGGTGATCCACCGCGATCTCAAGCCCGGCAACGTCCTCATCCTGGACGGCGAGCCGGTCCTCATCGACTTCGGTATCGCCCAGGCCGTCGACGCGACCAGGCTCACCCAGACCGGCATGTTCATCGGCACCCCCGGTTACCTCGCCCCCGAGATCATCGAGGGACACGAGGCGGGCCCCGAGGTCGACGTGCACGCCTGGGCGGGCACCCTGGTCTTCGCCGCCACCGGCCAGCCGCCCTTCGGCAAGGGCACGCTGGAGATGATCTTCTACAACATCACCGCGGGCAAGGCGAACGTCGAGGCCGTCCCGCGGGAGCTTCAGCCGGTGCTGCGGGCCGCGCTCCAGCGCGACCCGGCCAGGCGACCTCCGGCCGCCGACCTGGCGGCGCAGGTAGGGCGCCTGCTGCCGGACACCGGCCGGCCCCGGGTGCCGGACGAGATCACCACGGTCGCGGAGTTCGACGACCCCGCTCCGGGTTTCCGCGGCGACCCCGGCGACGTGCCGACCCCGGTGGCGTCCCGCCCGGCGGCCCCGTCGGTCTCCTGGCCCCCCGCCCCCGTGGCACAGCCCCGCGAGTACGTCTCGCTGCTCGGCGAGGAGCAGCCCGACCCGTGGCCCACCCGCCGGGTGACCCCCGAGGAGCTGCGCCAGGCCACGGCGGCCCAGCAGCCCGCGCACGACCTGCCCACCGGCATGCTCGCTCCGGAGGACGTGCCCACCCGCGCCCCCGGTGCGGTCCCCGGCTCCCCGCCCGTCTCGGGTTCCGCGCCCGTTCCCACCGTCCGTGACCAGCCAGGGGCGCGGGTCAACGACCAGGGCTTCACCGCGCCCGCCTCCGACGGGGACATCCCCACCCAGCGGGTCCGCCCTCAGGATCTGCAGGAGTACATCCGTCAGTACACCAACCAGCCGGGCCAGCCTGGTCATCAAAACCAGCCTGGTCACCAAAACCAGCCTGGTCACCAAAACCAGCCGGGCCGGCCGGGCCAGCCTGGTCAGCAGAGCCAGCCGGGCCGGCCTGGTCACCAAAACCAGCCTGGTCACCAAAACCAGCCGGGCCGGCCTGGTCACCAAAATCAGCCGGGCCAGTACGGTCAGCAGAACCAGCCGGGCCGGCACGGTTACCAGGGGCAGCAGGGCCGGGCGCCGCAGGCGGGCACCCCGCAGCCCTACCCGCAGCGGCAGGACCCGTTCGACCAGCAGCAGACCCCGCACGTCCGCCCCCCCGCACCCCCGCCCTACCACCCCTACCCGCACCCTCAGCAGGCCCAGCAGTACCCCCAGCAGGCCCAGCAACCCCCCTCGCCGCTCCACCCCGGGCAGCGGCCGGGACACGCATTGCAGCGCTCCAAGGCGTACGGGGTGGTCAGCGTGCTGATGCTGGTCATCATGACGATCGCGGCGGTCATCGCTCCGCTGATCGTCGCCGCGGTGGCCATCCCGGTGGCGATCCTGCTGCGCGCCGCCGACATCGCACAGCCCGCCCTCAACGCCCGCAGGACCGCCGGTGAGGCGGCCACCGACGTCCTCCGGGTGCTCGGCCGGCCTGCCGCGCTCCTGAAGTCGATCGGCATCACCGTCGCCCTGGTGCCGTACGCGCTGATCCTCGGCCTGCCGGTGACGCTCCTGCTCGCCGTGCTGGTCGGGAGCATGCCCGTCACCAACACGCTGAGCTGGGGCGCGGCCGTCGCGCTCTGGACCGTCTGCGCCGGCCCCGGCGTGGAAGGCCCCAGCCGCCAGATGCGACGTACGCTGGCATCATTGCTGCCATCACGCGGTGCGGCCATGATCGCCGCCGCGGCGCTGGGCGCGGTGGCGGCGCTGATGGTCTTCCTGGCGATCGGCACCGTGGGAGACAGGGCACGGCCGGCGGTGTGGACGCCGGTCGACGTCGGAACGGTGGTGGACGAACTGAGAGACCTACGAGAGAAGGCGGCGTGA
- a CDS encoding serine/threonine-protein kinase, whose protein sequence is MVAPDGERLGPYRLLSRLGAGGFGEVHLALDPQGRTVAVKILHPHVAADATALTRLAREVETMRLVQGAHVAEVLDASLEGDRPYLVTRYVQGRPLGEVVAAEGPVTGDDLLRLARGLAEAVAAVHAVGVVHRDLKPANVILAEGEPVVIDFGIAYALDSPSVTASGAVLGTPGYLAPEVLEGTGSGAEADVFAFGATLAYASTARHPYGTGPASAIGYRVVHHPPDLEGVPGHLEPLLRECLLRDPAARPDAGALLARLGADPVVGPPRPRAVLESGMHGLTTREWRPGDRRPRPQKGRLTPEEAHERRRIVLHRRWVVGTGLLVSLTAATAREPLPEVALLLLTGYGSAMLVDAGIALFARRDRGRTILDLSAGAGAVALGLALSTFFSTITLALALGTVVFVLVAILVAG, encoded by the coding sequence ATGGTCGCGCCGGACGGTGAACGTCTTGGCCCCTACCGCCTGCTGTCGAGACTGGGGGCCGGAGGTTTCGGCGAGGTCCACCTGGCGCTGGATCCCCAGGGGCGCACGGTGGCGGTCAAGATCCTGCATCCCCACGTCGCGGCCGACGCGACGGCACTGACCAGGCTGGCCCGCGAGGTGGAGACCATGCGGCTGGTCCAGGGCGCGCACGTCGCCGAGGTCCTGGACGCCTCCCTTGAGGGAGACCGCCCCTACCTGGTGACCCGCTACGTGCAGGGACGCCCGCTCGGTGAGGTGGTCGCCGCCGAGGGGCCGGTCACAGGCGACGATCTCCTGCGGCTGGCGCGCGGCCTGGCCGAGGCCGTGGCGGCCGTGCACGCGGTGGGGGTGGTGCACCGCGATCTCAAGCCCGCGAACGTGATCCTGGCCGAGGGCGAGCCGGTCGTCATCGACTTCGGCATCGCCTACGCGCTCGACTCGCCCTCGGTCACCGCCTCGGGGGCGGTGCTCGGCACGCCCGGCTACCTGGCGCCCGAGGTGCTTGAGGGCACCGGGTCCGGTGCCGAGGCCGACGTCTTCGCCTTTGGGGCGACGCTGGCGTACGCGTCCACCGCGCGGCACCCCTACGGCACGGGCCCGGCGTCGGCGATCGGCTACCGCGTCGTTCATCACCCTCCCGACCTCGAAGGTGTCCCCGGCCACCTGGAGCCGCTGCTGCGGGAGTGCCTGCTGCGCGACCCCGCCGCCCGGCCGGACGCGGGTGCGCTGCTGGCACGGCTGGGTGCGGACCCCGTCGTGGGGCCGCCGCGGCCCCGTGCCGTGCTGGAGAGCGGGATGCACGGCCTCACCACCCGGGAGTGGCGGCCAGGCGATCGCCGCCCCCGCCCGCAGAAGGGCAGGCTCACGCCGGAGGAGGCCCACGAGCGTCGCAGGATCGTGCTGCACCGCCGCTGGGTCGTCGGCACCGGCCTGCTCGTCTCGCTGACGGCCGCGACCGCCAGGGAACCGCTGCCCGAGGTGGCGCTGCTGTTGCTGACCGGGTACGGCTCGGCGATGCTCGTCGACGCGGGCATCGCGCTGTTCGCCCGCCGGGACCGCGGGCGCACGATCCTCGATCTGTCCGCGGGCGCCGGGGCCGTCGCGCTGGGGCTGGCCCTCAGCACGTTCTTCAGCACGATCACCCTGGCGCTCGCGCTGGGCACCGTCGTCTTCGTCCTGGTCGCGATCCTGGTGGCCGGCTGA
- a CDS encoding enoyl-CoA hydratase/isomerase family protein, whose amino-acid sequence MGEFVRVEKADGVATIRLDRPKMNALNRQVQLEIAECARQVDADGDVSAVVVYGGRVFAAGADIKEMADMSYADMAVHSRTLQDCFTAVARVGKPVVAAVTGYALGGGCELALCADIRIAGESAKLGQPEVLLGLIPGAGGTQRLPRLIGPAKAKDLIFTGRHVAADEALAIGLVDRVVPDDDVYTEALAYAAQFAGGPALALRAAKQAVDHGLETDLATGLEIERLQFSGMFATADAGIGMRAFSGRSKAEFTGR is encoded by the coding sequence ATGGGTGAGTTCGTGCGGGTGGAGAAGGCCGACGGGGTCGCGACGATCAGGCTCGACCGGCCGAAGATGAACGCGCTCAACCGGCAGGTCCAGTTGGAGATCGCCGAGTGCGCCCGGCAGGTGGACGCCGACGGGGACGTGAGCGCCGTGGTCGTCTACGGCGGACGGGTCTTCGCGGCCGGTGCCGACATCAAGGAGATGGCCGACATGTCGTACGCGGACATGGCGGTCCACTCGCGGACCCTGCAGGACTGCTTCACCGCCGTCGCGAGGGTCGGCAAGCCCGTCGTCGCGGCCGTGACCGGCTACGCGCTCGGCGGTGGCTGCGAGCTGGCCCTGTGCGCCGACATCAGGATCGCGGGGGAGTCGGCCAAACTGGGCCAGCCCGAGGTCCTGCTCGGCCTCATCCCCGGCGCGGGGGGCACCCAGCGGTTGCCCAGGCTCATCGGCCCGGCCAAGGCCAAGGACCTCATCTTCACCGGACGCCACGTGGCCGCCGACGAGGCGCTGGCCATCGGCCTGGTGGACCGGGTGGTCCCCGACGATGACGTGTACACCGAGGCCCTCGCGTACGCGGCCCAGTTCGCCGGAGGGCCGGCCCTGGCGCTGCGCGCCGCCAAGCAGGCGGTCGACCACGGCCTGGAGACCGATCTGGCCACCGGTCTGGAGATCGAACGCCTGCAGTTCTCCGGCATGTTCGCCACCGCCGACGCCGGGATCGGCATGCGCGCCTTCTCCGGGAGGTCGAAGGCCGAGTTCACCGGACGCTGA
- a CDS encoding YbaK/EbsC family protein: protein MAIGTLDWVSVAERLELLAEPVARAVGGLDGVEVAEIDPELADTAAFCERYGVDMGESANCVIVAARRAGEVRYAACMVLATTRADVNGVIRRHLDARKISFAPMDDAVTLTGMEYGGITPLGLPEEWPVLVDEAVAAHPEVVIGSGVRRSKLAVPGSLLAGLKTAQVLRLAN, encoded by the coding sequence ATGGCGATCGGGACGTTGGACTGGGTGAGCGTGGCCGAGCGGTTGGAGCTGCTGGCCGAGCCGGTGGCACGGGCGGTAGGGGGGCTTGACGGGGTCGAGGTCGCCGAGATCGACCCGGAACTGGCCGACACGGCGGCCTTCTGCGAGCGCTACGGCGTGGACATGGGCGAGTCGGCCAACTGCGTGATCGTGGCGGCCAGGCGTGCGGGGGAGGTTCGCTACGCGGCGTGCATGGTGCTCGCCACCACGAGGGCCGACGTCAACGGCGTGATCCGGCGTCACCTGGACGCGCGGAAGATCTCGTTCGCGCCGATGGACGACGCGGTCACGCTGACCGGCATGGAGTACGGCGGGATCACCCCGCTCGGACTACCCGAGGAGTGGCCCGTGCTCGTCGACGAGGCGGTGGCGGCCCATCCGGAGGTCGTGATCGGCAGCGGGGTCCGCCGCTCCAAGCTGGCGGTGCCGGGCTCCCTGCTGGCCGGGTTGAAAACGGCGCAGGTTCTCCGCCTGGCGAATTGA
- a CDS encoding flavin monoamine oxidase family protein produces MIDETGPAAQATPARGGGLTRRALLVGVGAAGGAGAMFAAMGALGLAPESQERDFTPPQPSDFSLSGRAAAKVVVLGAGIAGLTCAYELGKAGYDCTLLEASDRVGGRTLTLRAGDRLDELGGETQTATFEEGTYFNAGAGRIAPWMVTMDYCRELGVPIETFVNNNASAYVYTRGMTAPVRARTARADLYGYVAELLAKASSTGALNRRLTADDRERLAEFLRRFGDLGPGLAYRGSGRRGFETYPGVDEGVPLGAAPSLRDVLAAGTGRAVTMDFGYDQAMPMFQPVGGMDAIAAALADAVGRDRIRTGTRVTGIRNLPDGVEVTHQGGTVRADYCIASLPPHLLARLPHNLGTPVTAALRTPVPVSAGKIGLEYGRRWWEIDDRIYGGVTETDLDITHIWYPSHGYHSRSGLVVGYYNTEENADRYGELSHRDRRGRALTQGKKIHGEKYRAELRSSVSIAWRRRPHIEGGWVNWPSHEGAFTLLRRPAGRVYFAGDWLTHLIAWQAGAMESARRTVTDLHRRVLSATS; encoded by the coding sequence ATGATTGACGAGACGGGGCCTGCCGCCCAGGCCACCCCTGCCAGGGGCGGAGGACTGACGCGCAGGGCGCTGCTGGTCGGGGTGGGCGCGGCAGGGGGGGCCGGGGCCATGTTCGCGGCCATGGGCGCGCTCGGCCTCGCCCCGGAGTCCCAGGAGAGGGACTTCACACCCCCGCAGCCCTCCGACTTCTCCCTCAGCGGCCGCGCGGCGGCCAAGGTGGTCGTCCTCGGCGCCGGCATCGCCGGGCTGACCTGCGCCTACGAGCTGGGCAAGGCCGGATACGACTGCACGCTCCTGGAGGCGTCCGACCGGGTGGGCGGCCGGACCCTCACGCTGCGCGCGGGCGACCGGCTGGACGAGCTGGGCGGCGAGACGCAGACGGCCACGTTCGAGGAGGGCACCTACTTCAACGCGGGGGCCGGGCGGATCGCGCCGTGGATGGTCACCATGGACTACTGCCGTGAGCTGGGCGTTCCCATCGAGACGTTCGTCAACAACAACGCCTCGGCGTACGTCTACACGCGGGGCATGACCGCCCCGGTCCGGGCGCGCACGGCCCGCGCGGACCTGTACGGCTACGTCGCGGAACTGCTGGCCAAGGCGAGCAGCACCGGTGCGCTGAACCGCAGGCTCACCGCCGACGACCGCGAGCGGCTGGCGGAGTTCCTGCGGCGCTTCGGCGACCTCGGCCCCGGCCTCGCCTACCGGGGGTCCGGGCGGCGGGGTTTCGAGACCTATCCGGGAGTGGACGAGGGCGTTCCCCTGGGCGCGGCGCCCTCGCTGCGGGACGTGCTCGCCGCGGGCACCGGCAGGGCCGTCACCATGGACTTCGGCTACGACCAGGCGATGCCCATGTTCCAGCCGGTGGGCGGCATGGACGCGATCGCCGCCGCGCTCGCCGACGCGGTCGGCCGCGACCGGATCAGGACGGGCACCCGGGTCACCGGGATCAGGAACCTGCCCGACGGGGTGGAGGTGACCCACCAGGGCGGTACGGTCCGCGCCGACTACTGCATCGCGTCCCTGCCGCCCCACCTGCTCGCGCGCCTGCCGCACAACCTCGGCACCCCGGTCACCGCCGCGCTCCGCACGCCGGTACCGGTCTCCGCGGGCAAGATCGGGCTGGAGTACGGCAGGCGCTGGTGGGAGATCGACGACCGCATCTACGGCGGCGTCACCGAGACCGACCTGGACATCACCCACATCTGGTACCCCTCCCACGGCTACCACTCCCGCAGCGGCCTGGTGGTCGGCTACTACAACACCGAGGAGAACGCCGACCGCTACGGCGAGCTCTCCCACCGCGACCGCCGAGGGCGCGCGCTCACCCAGGGCAAGAAGATCCACGGTGAGAAGTACCGTGCCGAGCTGCGCTCCAGCGTCTCGATCGCCTGGCGGCGCAGGCCGCACATCGAAGGCGGCTGGGTGAACTGGCCCTCCCACGAGGGGGCCTTCACCCTGCTGCGGCGCCCGGCGGGCCGGGTCTACTTCGCCGGCGACTGGCTCACCCACCTGATCGCCTGGCAGGCCGGTGCCATGGAGTCCGCGAGGAGGACGGTCACCGATCTCCACCGCCGGGTGCTGAGTGCGACCTCCTGA
- a CDS encoding M55 family metallopeptidase has protein sequence MKVYLSVDMEGVTGLTDPEEMRAGGRGYERGCELMTGDANAVVEGAFDAGATAVRVNDAHGSTKNLRIDLLDERATLLRGPGKPMRMGQGLDASYRAACFVGYHARAGVQHGVLNHTWMGREIQNLYLNDEICGETRLVASFAGALGVPVALVTGDEAVCEEARELLGDVETVAVKKGIDRFAAELLPPAVAHARIREAAARALDRVSDFRLCAPEPPFTLGVEWNSTAIAAGCAIIPGVKAVGPRHTEFTTDDFSQIMALMGIFAMIGGQVACGSGIYG, from the coding sequence GTGAAGGTCTACCTCTCGGTCGACATGGAGGGTGTCACCGGTCTGACCGACCCCGAGGAGATGCGTGCCGGAGGGCGGGGCTACGAGCGCGGCTGTGAGCTGATGACCGGCGACGCCAACGCGGTCGTCGAGGGGGCGTTCGACGCGGGCGCCACCGCGGTGCGCGTCAACGACGCCCATGGCTCGACCAAGAACCTCAGGATCGACCTGCTCGACGAGCGGGCGACCCTGCTCAGGGGGCCCGGCAAGCCGATGCGGATGGGTCAGGGACTCGACGCGAGCTACCGGGCGGCCTGCTTCGTCGGCTACCACGCGCGGGCCGGCGTCCAGCACGGCGTCCTCAACCACACCTGGATGGGCAGGGAGATCCAGAACCTCTACCTCAACGACGAGATCTGCGGCGAGACCCGTCTCGTCGCCTCCTTCGCGGGGGCGCTCGGCGTGCCGGTGGCCCTGGTGACCGGGGACGAGGCGGTCTGCGAGGAGGCCAGGGAACTGCTCGGCGACGTGGAGACCGTCGCGGTCAAGAAGGGGATCGACAGGTTCGCCGCCGAGCTCCTGCCACCCGCCGTCGCCCACGCCCGCATCCGCGAGGCCGCCGCCCGCGCGCTCGACCGGGTGTCCGACTTCCGCCTCTGCGCCCCCGAGCCGCCGTTCACCCTCGGTGTCGAGTGGAACTCCACGGCCATCGCCGCCGGATGCGCGATCATCCCCGGTGTGAAGGCGGTGGGCCCCCGGCACACGGAGTTCACCACGGACGACTTCTCGCAGATCATGGCCCTGATGGGGATCTTCGCCATGATCGGCGGCCAGGTCGCCTGCGGCAGCGGCATCTACGGCTGA
- a CDS encoding DUF6395 domain-containing protein yields MTWSADGGTWHLAFRLDPEDDVTGLCADGQPLKLATNSFRVELPRAPRDIHPDLLALAAWTVVAPWTRRRVTFDRPISPELAGAIGDGWGIEAGPEGGRARSGDRLAISYSGGADSVAVAAMLPDAPLVHFQRVSHPRVPNRWTHYRADVLASLAAKTGRELTVVRSDLEFTLAEPRPGYPEHHAVAAGALLLADELGLGGLAFGYELGSRWLGGDRYLLRHTPDNPMWAPHGAWGRAFAAAGLHIVLPVGGVSEAVTMRLALGSELRGQVRWCLRGVSGPCGTCGKCLYKELIHAAVERRPLRTTITAGRPVARRWQRPPPYGGQEMIEYGCARVPGIEDTVFGAAAGYLRASESSTAWLDRCYRPAIAEIPEPWRKRVHDFMDGEVGFMSEDEARRVETWGTA; encoded by the coding sequence GTGACCTGGAGTGCGGACGGCGGTACCTGGCATCTGGCGTTCCGGCTGGACCCCGAGGACGACGTCACCGGTCTCTGCGCCGACGGTCAGCCGTTGAAACTGGCCACGAACTCGTTCCGGGTCGAACTGCCGCGGGCCCCGCGCGACATCCACCCCGACCTGCTCGCCCTCGCCGCGTGGACCGTGGTCGCGCCGTGGACCCGGCGCCGCGTCACCTTCGACCGGCCGATCTCACCGGAGCTCGCGGGGGCGATCGGCGACGGCTGGGGGATCGAGGCCGGTCCCGAAGGCGGTCGGGCGCGGTCGGGTGACAGGCTGGCGATCTCCTACAGCGGCGGGGCGGACTCGGTCGCGGTGGCCGCGATGCTGCCCGACGCGCCCCTCGTGCACTTCCAGAGGGTCTCCCACCCGCGTGTGCCCAACCGGTGGACCCACTACCGTGCCGACGTGCTGGCCTCGCTGGCCGCCAAGACCGGGCGTGAGCTGACCGTCGTCCGCTCCGACCTGGAGTTCACGCTCGCCGAGCCGCGCCCCGGTTATCCCGAGCACCACGCGGTCGCCGCCGGCGCGCTGCTGCTGGCGGACGAGCTCGGCCTGGGGGGGCTGGCCTTCGGCTACGAGCTGGGCTCGCGCTGGCTGGGAGGCGACCGCTACCTGCTCCGCCACACACCCGACAACCCGATGTGGGCGCCGCACGGCGCCTGGGGCCGGGCGTTCGCCGCGGCCGGCCTGCACATCGTGCTCCCGGTGGGCGGGGTGAGCGAGGCCGTCACGATGCGGCTCGCCCTCGGCTCCGAGCTGCGCGGGCAGGTCCGCTGGTGCCTGCGCGGGGTGAGCGGCCCCTGCGGGACCTGCGGAAAGTGCCTGTACAAGGAGCTCATCCACGCCGCCGTCGAGCGCCGCCCGCTCCGCACCACGATCACCGCGGGCCGCCCGGTCGCCCGCAGATGGCAGCGGCCGCCACCGTACGGCGGCCAGGAGATGATCGAGTACGGCTGCGCCAGGGTGCCCGGCATCGAGGACACGGTCTTCGGCGCGGCGGCCGGATACCTGCGCGCGAGCGAGTCCTCCACCGCCTGGCTGGACCGCTGCTACCGGCCCGCGATCGCGGAGATTCCCGAACCGTGGCGTAAGCGGGTTCACGACTTCATGGATGGGGAGGTCGGTTTCATGAGCGAGGACGAGGCGCGGCGCGTCGAGACATGGGGGACGGCGTGA
- a CDS encoding serine/threonine-protein kinase, giving the protein MTGDTRAHERLGPYRLLRKIGEGGMGVVHLGVDEDGREVAVKVLHPHVAADLKARDRLTREVETMRRVRSPHVAEVLDAELTAKQPYIVTRFAPGRTLEETVLQDGPLPADQVIRLAQGMCAALVAIHAADVIHRDFKPSNVMIVNGDPLVIDFGIAHLVNATRLTQTGMFVGTPGYLAPEIIRDSEITQAADVHALASTVFFGATGKPPFGTGSFEVVCFNIMEGRANVDKAPAWLRGWLKRALAIDPVARPSATELHRMARALDPTVATFHETPPTSVLDGGTKILNTDGTRVLDGQSPPPPPPPSGTRVLPQDDGYSDLLPPVEYAKPERRARSPRQEPERRERRPRQEPGQASGAAAPPPYVPAPQPPPYVPASPPAQARGAAPPPYPDQRVAGYPAPPPSGQARPYPPPVQARPHTPPQERSAPRTPPPVQARPHTPPQERSAPRTPPQERYRAGHPLAALLLLTILVAVACVLPVVVSVFALAAALCLRVGEYLFGDLVQRRSIRGSSATDPLLAVLGTPWALIRATFATLVTSLLSAMFGMCVWGLLVYAGDMNKNHAAAYAAGAFAAGLFILPGGGKPRKAVARALSGVIRSPGAGMVTTIILGTLAFFAVMAALSVTPSFSPWQQPTDVVNDLTAQWRQSANEGAMGALDIVGGLFSDLMTSLGLGFLTFWK; this is encoded by the coding sequence ATGACGGGGGACACGCGGGCGCACGAGAGGCTGGGCCCGTACCGGCTGCTCAGGAAGATCGGCGAGGGCGGCATGGGCGTCGTCCACCTCGGGGTCGACGAGGACGGACGCGAGGTGGCCGTCAAGGTCCTGCATCCGCATGTGGCGGCCGACCTCAAGGCCCGCGACCGGCTCACCCGCGAGGTGGAGACCATGCGGCGGGTGCGCAGCCCGCATGTCGCCGAGGTGCTCGACGCCGAGTTGACCGCCAAGCAGCCCTACATCGTGACCCGGTTCGCGCCCGGGCGCACGCTGGAGGAGACCGTCCTGCAGGACGGCCCGCTCCCCGCCGACCAGGTCATCCGGCTGGCTCAGGGCATGTGCGCGGCACTGGTGGCCATCCACGCCGCCGACGTCATCCACCGCGACTTCAAGCCGTCCAACGTGATGATCGTCAATGGTGACCCGCTGGTCATCGACTTCGGTATCGCGCACCTGGTCAACGCGACCAGGCTGACCCAGACCGGCATGTTCGTCGGCACCCCCGGCTACCTCGCCCCGGAGATCATCCGCGATTCCGAGATCACCCAGGCGGCCGATGTGCACGCGCTGGCCTCGACGGTCTTCTTCGGTGCGACCGGCAAGCCGCCGTTCGGCACGGGTAGCTTCGAGGTCGTCTGCTTCAACATCATGGAGGGCCGGGCAAACGTCGACAAGGCCCCCGCGTGGCTGCGAGGCTGGCTCAAGCGCGCGCTGGCCATCGACCCCGTCGCCCGGCCGTCCGCGACGGAGCTGCACCGGATGGCCCGCGCCCTCGACCCGACGGTGGCGACCTTCCACGAGACGCCGCCCACCTCCGTCCTCGACGGCGGTACGAAGATCCTCAACACCGACGGCACCCGTGTCCTGGACGGCCAGAGCCCGCCGCCCCCGCCCCCGCCGAGCGGCACCCGTGTCCTGCCGCAGGACGACGGCTACTCCGACCTGCTCCCGCCGGTCGAGTACGCCAAGCCGGAGCGGCGCGCCCGCTCTCCGAGGCAGGAGCCGGAGCGGCGCGAGCGCAGGCCGAGGCAGGAGCCGGGCCAGGCGTCCGGCGCGGCGGCTCCGCCGCCGTACGTCCCGGCCCCCCAGCCGCCGCCCTATGTCCCCGCGTCGCCTCCGGCGCAGGCCAGGGGCGCGGCGCCGCCGCCCTACCCCGACCAGCGGGTGGCCGGATACCCGGCGCCGCCGCCGAGTGGCCAGGCGCGGCCCTACCCGCCGCCGGTCCAGGCACGGCCGCACACCCCGCCGCAGGAGCGGTCCGCGCCCAGGACCCCGCCGCCGGTCCAGGCACGGCCGCACACCCCGCCTCAGGAACGGTCCGCGCCCAGGACCCCGCCTCAGGAGCGCTACCGCGCCGGCCACCCGCTGGCCGCGCTGCTGCTGCTGACGATCCTCGTGGCGGTGGCCTGCGTGCTGCCGGTGGTGGTGAGCGTGTTCGCGCTGGCCGCGGCGCTCTGCCTGCGGGTGGGGGAGTACCTCTTCGGGGACCTGGTCCAGCGCCGCTCCATCAGGGGCAGCAGCGCCACCGATCCCCTGCTCGCGGTGCTCGGCACCCCATGGGCGCTGATCAGGGCCACGTTCGCGACGCTGGTCACCTCGCTGCTCTCCGCCATGTTCGGCATGTGCGTGTGGGGGCTCCTGGTCTACGCCGGCGACATGAACAAGAACCACGCGGCCGCCTACGCGGCCGGTGCCTTCGCGGCAGGGCTGTTCATCCTTCCCGGCGGCGGCAAACCGCGCAAGGCCGTCGCCCGCGCACTGAGCGGGGTCATCCGGAGCCCCGGCGCGGGCATGGTGACCACGATCATCCTGGGCACGCTGGCGTTCTTCGCGGTGATGGCCGCGTTGAGCGTGACCCCCTCCTTCTCCCCGTGGCAGCAGCCGACCGATGTCGTCAACGATCTCACGGCGCAGTGGCGGCAGTCGGCGAACGAGGGCGCGATGGGCGCGCTCGACATCGTCGGCGGCCTCTTCAGCGACCTGATGACAAGTCTCGGCCTCGGGTTCCTGACGTTCTGGAAGTGA